The following is a genomic window from Chitinophaga caseinilytica.
CGCTGAACCAGTTCGAAGCCGGGCTGGAAGAGGTACATACTTTCCTGGAGCTTGCCGTACATGTCGGGCGAAAGCAGGCTGGCGAATACCGACGGGCGGCGGGGCCCTTCGCGGTTCCGCGCCACCTGGATGCGGCGGTTGAATTCCTTCATGTCGATATTCAGGATTTCGCACATGTATGCCGTATCGATCCCTTTAACGTTGATAGGCGTTACCATGAGGTCGTACAGCGCCTCGTTGCGCATCACGGCTCGGCCATGACGGTCGTACACGATGCCGCGGCTGGGGTAGATCACCTTGCGAAGGTGGGCGTTGGCGTCTGCCAGTTTGGAATATTTCGTTTCCACGACCTGCAGATAAAACAGTCTCGCCACGATCACCAATACGGTGCCGAGCATGATGAACTGGATGACGCGCCTCCTGGACTGATTAAAAACGGACATGGCAGGTTCCTGGATTTATGACTTTTATGGCTCCCTATTTCCTGCTGAAAAACAACAGTTCGTAGATCAGGATCAGCAACAAACTGGCTGTGGTAGACAACAAGATCTTCGTCAACAGGTACAGGGGATCAGCAAAACTGAAAACGGACAAACAAAAATACGCGATGTGATGCAAAAGGACCATCACGGTCACATAAATCGCGAACTGGGAAATGCCCATCGTGGTAACGGAGGGCGTGCGCTGGGGGCCTTCGAAGCCGCCCTGCGGGCTGAGGATGTTGAGCACGAACGGGCGCAGGTAAGCGATGAATACGCAGGCTGCGGCGTGGATGCCCATGGAATCGGAAAACATGTCGAGCGTGAGGCCGAGCAACAGGCCCAGGAACTGGAGCGCCGGGCGGGGGATGTTGAAGGGCAGCAGCAGGATGAAGAGCATGTAGAGGTAAGGGTTCACCATCTGGTGCACGAGTATCCGGTCCAGCACCAGTACCTGGAACAGGATCAGCAAAATGAATCGGATGATATTTCTTAACAGTATGCTCATTTCAACATTTTGCGTGTCGAATCCTCCAGCCGCTCCTGCTCGTCGCGCAGCAGGTTCTCGATGACGTACACGTATTGCAGGTTGTAAAAATTAGTGGCCAGTTTGAGGCGGATGGTAAACGAGGTGCTCGCTTTCTCGCCGACGTAAAAGGTGTCGATGTACCCGATGTTCATGTTTTCGGGGAACACGGCCGAGAAGCCGCTCGTCACCACGGTATCGCCCTTGTGCAGCTTGGCGCTGCGGGGCACGTCCTTCATCGTCACATGCCCGCCGTCGTACCCGTCCCAATACACCGTTCCGATCTCGCCGGAGTTTTTGAGGCGGGAGCTGAAGCTGAAGGAAGAGGTGCTGCCGCTGGATTTGGTGAGCAGGGAGATGATCACGGCATAGTTTTCCGAAGCCGTTCTCACCACGCCTACCACGCCGTTAGGCCCGATCACGCCCATGTTGGGGCGGATACCGTCTTTGGAACCGCGGTTGATGGTGATGAAGTTGACGGGCTTGTTGACGGAGTTGTTCACGACTTTGGCGCTGCGGTAGAGGAACTTGCGGACCTCCGTGCTGAGGAGCTTGCGGGCCGTATCGTTGGTAAATTTCCGGAGGGTGTCAAATTTCACCTGGGAAGCCGTGTCTTTTTCCTCGAAGCTGGTAGGCAGTTGCTGGAGCAGCGCGAGGTTTTCCGACACGAGGCTGTCGTTGGTGGATTTGAGGTGGAAATAATACTGGATATCGTTGTAGCGGGTGTACAGTTTGCCGGAGACGCCGTTGGCGGAATTGAGGTAAACGGTACGTTGGAAATTATTGGTCCGGAAAACGAAAATCAAGCAAATCACTTCCAGCAGCAAAAACAGAAAGAAGTTGAAGTACCGCCGTAAGAAAATGATCAGATTGCGCACTGGATACGAGTCTAAGGATTCCGGATATCATCCCGGCATGCCTGGGGCAAGCCGGGATGTGTTTTTTTATTGCATCAGGAAAGGATACTTGCCGATGTGTTTCAGGGCAATGCCGGTGCCTCTTACTACCGCGCGCAGCGGATCGTCTGCTACATGAACGGGCAGTTTGATCTTCTGGCTCAGGCGCTTGTCCAGCCCGCGCAACAGGGCGCCACCGCCGGTGAGGTAAAGGCCGCGGCGGTAAATATCCGCTGCCAGCTCGGGCGGGGTGGTTTCCAGTGCTTTCAGGATGGCTTCCTCGATCTTGAAGATCGACTTGTCCAGCGCTTCGGCGATTTCCTGGTAAGATACCATGATCTGTTTGGGGATACCGGTCACAAGGTCGCGACCGTTCACGGGGATGTCGTCCGGTGGATTGTCCAGCTCTTTCAGGGCAGACCCGATCTGGATCTTGATCTGCTCTGCCGTGCGCTCACCGATGAGCAATGAGTGGTAACGGCGAAGGGCTTCCATGATGTCGGCCGTAAATTCGTCGCCCGCGATGCGGATAGACTGGTCGCACACGATCCCTGCGAGGGCGATCACGGAGATGCCGGTAGTACCGCCTCCGATGTCGATGATCATGTTACCGACCGGTTCTTCCACGTCTATACCGATACCGAGGGCCGCAGCCATCGGTTCGTGGATGAGATACACTTCCTTGGCACCCGCCTGCTCCGCAGAGTCGCGCACCGCGCGTTTCTCCACTTCCGTGATGGACGACGGGATGCAGATCACCATCTTCCAGCTCGGGGCGAACAACGGCTTCTTGGGATAAACCATCTTGATCAGCTCGCGGAGCATCCCCTCTGCCGCATTAAAGTCTGCGATCACACCGTCTTTCAGCGGACGGATGGTGCGCAGGTACTCGTGCGTTTTTTCGTGCATCATCATCGCCTTCTTGCCTACGGCAACGATCTTTCCACTGGCCCTTTCTATAGCCACGATGGAAGGTTCGTCTACCACCACCTGATCGTTATGAATGATCAGTGTATTGGCGGTACCGAGGTCAATTGCAATCTCCTGAGTTAAAAAGTTAAAGAAGCCCATTGTTTGATACGGTCAAAAATATTTGAATGCAAAA
Proteins encoded in this region:
- a CDS encoding rod shape-determining protein MreD, translating into MSILLRNIIRFILLILFQVLVLDRILVHQMVNPYLYMLFILLLPFNIPRPALQFLGLLLGLTLDMFSDSMGIHAAACVFIAYLRPFVLNILSPQGGFEGPQRTPSVTTMGISQFAIYVTVMVLLHHIAYFCLSVFSFADPLYLLTKILLSTTASLLLILIYELLFFSRK
- a CDS encoding rod shape-determining protein; translation: MGFFNFLTQEIAIDLGTANTLIIHNDQVVVDEPSIVAIERASGKIVAVGKKAMMMHEKTHEYLRTIRPLKDGVIADFNAAEGMLRELIKMVYPKKPLFAPSWKMVICIPSSITEVEKRAVRDSAEQAGAKEVYLIHEPMAAALGIGIDVEEPVGNMIIDIGGGTTGISVIALAGIVCDQSIRIAGDEFTADIMEALRRYHSLLIGERTAEQIKIQIGSALKELDNPPDDIPVNGRDLVTGIPKQIMVSYQEIAEALDKSIFKIEEAILKALETTPPELAADIYRRGLYLTGGGALLRGLDKRLSQKIKLPVHVADDPLRAVVRGTGIALKHIGKYPFLMQ
- the mreC gene encoding rod shape-determining protein MreC, whose protein sequence is MRNLIIFLRRYFNFFLFLLLEVICLIFVFRTNNFQRTVYLNSANGVSGKLYTRYNDIQYYFHLKSTNDSLVSENLALLQQLPTSFEEKDTASQVKFDTLRKFTNDTARKLLSTEVRKFLYRSAKVVNNSVNKPVNFITINRGSKDGIRPNMGVIGPNGVVGVVRTASENYAVIISLLTKSSGSTSSFSFSSRLKNSGEIGTVYWDGYDGGHVTMKDVPRSAKLHKGDTVVTSGFSAVFPENMNIGYIDTFYVGEKASTSFTIRLKLATNFYNLQYVYVIENLLRDEQERLEDSTRKMLK